From Candidatus Woesearchaeota archaeon, one genomic window encodes:
- the scpB gene encoding SMC-Scp complex subunit ScpB: MDKKEVEALLFSSGRKMNVEELAKLCRSNPELVREQLIILQAEYEEKESPLMLVEEGSSWKLTVRERYLDLVKNIVTETELSKSCMETLAVIAFKYPVVQADVIKIRTNKAYEDIKLLEEAGYVVKEKFGRTFKLKLTEKFFHYFDLPEKDLKEKFSDFKQIEEAIEQKEKDIEEAKQKNIDKLKQEKDETEKKRKEAEEEIEKLDKLEVFEEPKIEEDKEKLGDLEVVDEPEEAEKETEEGKSGEEASEEKETTAEEAEKDKEESPEEADAEQEESESEENSKETEEE; encoded by the coding sequence ATGGACAAAAAAGAGGTTGAAGCATTATTATTTTCATCCGGCAGAAAGATGAATGTTGAAGAATTGGCTAAGTTATGCCGTTCTAATCCGGAGCTTGTAAGGGAACAGCTCATAATATTGCAGGCAGAATATGAAGAAAAGGAATCGCCTTTGATGCTTGTCGAGGAAGGCAGCAGCTGGAAGCTTACTGTAAGGGAGAGATACCTTGATCTTGTAAAAAACATTGTTACAGAAACAGAGCTGAGCAAAAGCTGCATGGAAACACTTGCTGTTATTGCATTCAAGTATCCTGTTGTGCAGGCAGATGTAATAAAAATAAGAACTAACAAGGCATATGAAGACATTAAATTATTGGAAGAAGCAGGGTATGTTGTAAAGGAAAAATTCGGCAGGACTTTTAAATTGAAATTAACTGAGAAATTCTTCCACTATTTTGATCTTCCTGAAAAAGACCTGAAAGAGAAGTTTTCTGATTTTAAGCAGATTGAAGAAGCTATTGAGCAGAAGGAAAAAGACATCGAGGAAGCAAAGCAGAAAAACATTGATAAGCTAAAGCAGGAAAAAGATGAAACTGAAAAAAAGAGAAAAGAAGCTGAAGAAGAGATTGAAAAGCTGGACAAGCTCGAAGTTTTTGAAGAGCCGAAGATTGAAGAAGATAAAGAGAAGCTTGGTGATCTGGAAGTTGTTGATGAGCCTGAAGAAGCGGAAAAAGAAACTGAGGAAGGAAAATCCGGAGAGGAAGCAAGCGAAGAAAAAGAAACAACTGCAGAAGAAGCAGAAAAAGACAAAGAAGAAAGTCCGGAAGAAGCTGATGCAGAGCAAGAAGAATCTGAAAGCGAAGAAAACAGCAAAGAAACAGAGGAAGAATGA
- a CDS encoding DNA methyltransferase: MIKTEVKYLVSKISEEDNKEMSKVYDLHKYWARKPWYPISSCIQKYSKEGDSVLDMFLGSGVTALEAVSMKRNFVGFDLNPISIFISESTILNHFNEKLFFNELELIKQKLLPLVKELYTVSDICSICGNNLIIQHTNIGPSFKGKETAYLFCSDCGKKTKLIRKVTSEELAKSTKKYKITKWIPNNKFPEKFYKDRFSYKGVKKVTDMYTPRNLYFLSELLDIIKSSNFQYINLFLLAFSNTVLHASKLKGENVRPLNVNNYWIPNDYFEENPWLRFLDRIELVLDSKRALKKKIGDTEIGNYKLYNKSCFKTGLKKNSVDYIITDPPYGEAVQYSELSFIWNSWLNYQYKIEEEVVINPVQSKGIPEFLDLLEKSVAEANRVLKDGKRYTLCFHNKEFKIWKGVLDIFKKYNFVLENTEVVDTNGHSYNKNWAKFSPKTDLYLTFIKGKYESTHRTEISAQEILMNIVTKNKKSNPATIYDLISVNLINELYFNEYQMDISHLSIKSIGQFMGMVPNGN, encoded by the coding sequence ATGATAAAAACTGAAGTTAAATATTTAGTAAGTAAAATTTCGGAAGAGGACAATAAAGAAATGTCTAAAGTGTATGATTTACATAAATATTGGGCAAGAAAACCGTGGTATCCTATTTCTAGTTGTATACAAAAATATTCCAAAGAAGGCGATAGCGTTTTAGATATGTTTTTAGGTAGTGGAGTTACTGCGTTGGAAGCTGTTTCTATGAAAAGAAATTTTGTTGGTTTTGATTTAAACCCGATTAGTATTTTCATCTCTGAAAGTACCATCCTTAATCATTTTAATGAGAAATTATTCTTTAATGAACTAGAATTAATTAAACAGAAACTTTTGCCATTAGTTAAAGAGTTATATACTGTTTCTGATATTTGTTCGATCTGTGGTAATAATCTAATAATACAACACACAAACATAGGGCCAAGTTTTAAAGGTAAAGAAACAGCATACCTATTTTGTTCTGATTGCGGGAAAAAAACAAAATTAATTAGAAAAGTAACTAGTGAGGAATTGGCAAAATCAACAAAAAAATACAAAATTACAAAATGGATACCTAATAATAAGTTTCCAGAAAAATTCTATAAAGATAGATTTTCTTATAAAGGCGTTAAGAAAGTGACCGACATGTATACTCCTAGAAATTTGTATTTCTTATCAGAACTGTTAGATATAATCAAATCTTCAAACTTCCAATATATTAATTTATTCTTGTTGGCTTTTTCAAATACAGTATTGCATGCAAGTAAACTAAAAGGAGAAAATGTTAGACCTTTGAATGTTAATAATTACTGGATTCCAAATGATTATTTTGAAGAGAACCCCTGGTTAAGATTTTTAGACCGGATTGAATTAGTACTGGATAGTAAAAGAGCATTAAAGAAGAAAATTGGAGACACCGAAATAGGAAATTATAAACTTTATAATAAATCCTGTTTTAAGACAGGATTAAAAAAGAATTCGGTGGATTATATTATTACAGATCCTCCTTATGGAGAAGCTGTCCAATATTCTGAACTTTCATTTATCTGGAATTCTTGGTTAAATTATCAATATAAAATTGAAGAAGAAGTGGTTATAAATCCAGTTCAAAGCAAAGGTATCCCTGAATTTTTAGATCTTTTAGAGAAGAGCGTTGCTGAAGCTAATAGGGTTTTGAAAGATGGAAAAAGATACACTCTTTGCTTCCATAACAAAGAATTTAAAATTTGGAAAGGTGTTCTTGATATTTTCAAAAAATATAATTTTGTTTTAGAAAATACTGAAGTAGTTGATACTAATGGTCACTCTTATAATAAAAATTGGGCAAAATTTTCTCCTAAAACGGATTTATACCTTACATTTATTAAAGGAAAATATGAATCTACACATAGAACAGAAATATCTGCTCAAGAAATTTTGATGAATATTGTCACAAAAAATAAGAAGAGTAATCCTGCAACAATTTATGACCTCATTTCTGTTAATTTAATAAATGAATTATACTTCAATGAATATCAAATGGATATATCACATTTATCTATAAAAAGCATAGGTCAATTTATGGGAATGGTGCCAAATGGAAATTAA
- a CDS encoding thermonuclease family protein has product MRRTVTKVIDGDTFIVNRMINGTNKIRLANVNAPEKNQFGGKSATSTLRNLISGETVTIVPVGRSYDRIVANVRVDRSLVNKRMKERGY; this is encoded by the coding sequence ATGAGAAGAACAGTTACTAAAGTTATCGATGGCGATACTTTTATCGTAAATCGAATGATAAATGGAACTAATAAAATACGTCTGGCAAATGTTAATGCACCAGAAAAAAATCAATTTGGTGGTAAGTCTGCCACGAGTACACTTCGAAATCTGATAAGTGGTGAAACAGTTACGATAGTTCCGGTAGGAAGAAGTTACGACAGAATTGTTGCTAATGTCAGAGTTGACAGGTCACTAGTAAATAAAAGAATGAAAGAAAGAGGATATTAA
- a CDS encoding DNA methyltransferase: protein MVDMTPKIKTGSKKVLLNEFMKEIGEIYFYHKAEGRKITPVNDKEKNERAKQRLKEIFTKYKNDIPKKFIANWSNVKLFDASGNVENAHAILLEPEEGSYDLKNRLNHLTGKEWTLFSCSWFIFNALLSDIKEEREICGDTEDHPATYSPTMMEHFIKFFTKEGMSVLDPFTGIGSTLVGCKRTGRVGYGIELNTKYFNSALKRVPEFKENIINGDSRNVKDYFKNKKFDFCISSPPYWDVLNRSTGSFEKIRTAKGLDIKYSDSNIDLGNISDYDKFLDDVTKIYLDIYDLMNDKSYLVVIVKNIKKGGKFYPLAWDIAKILSKKYALKDEKVWIQDKMGLAPYGYPHTWTANILHHYCLIFRKEKENDKN from the coding sequence ATGGTTGATATGACTCCAAAAATTAAAACAGGAAGTAAAAAAGTCTTATTGAATGAATTTATGAAGGAAATTGGAGAAATCTATTTTTATCATAAAGCGGAAGGCAGAAAAATTACTCCTGTAAATGATAAAGAAAAGAATGAACGAGCAAAACAACGACTTAAAGAGATTTTTACTAAATATAAAAATGATATTCCTAAAAAGTTTATTGCGAATTGGAGTAATGTTAAATTATTTGATGCTTCAGGAAACGTAGAAAATGCCCACGCAATATTATTAGAGCCCGAAGAAGGATCCTATGACCTTAAAAACAGACTTAATCATCTTACTGGAAAAGAGTGGACACTATTTTCATGCAGTTGGTTCATATTTAATGCACTTTTAAGTGATATAAAAGAAGAACGAGAAATTTGTGGAGATACAGAAGATCATCCGGCAACATATTCACCTACGATGATGGAACATTTTATTAAATTTTTTACGAAAGAGGGAATGTCCGTTTTAGATCCATTTACAGGTATTGGGAGTACATTAGTAGGTTGTAAAAGAACAGGAAGAGTAGGTTATGGTATAGAATTAAATACAAAATATTTTAATTCAGCATTAAAAAGAGTTCCTGAATTTAAAGAGAATATTATTAATGGAGACTCTAGAAATGTAAAAGATTATTTTAAAAATAAAAAATTTGATTTTTGTATTTCTTCGCCACCATATTGGGATGTATTGAATAGAAGCACTGGTTCTTTTGAAAAGATTAGAACTGCGAAAGGTTTGGATATAAAATATTCCGATAGTAATATTGATTTAGGAAACATTTCTGATTACGATAAATTTCTAGATGATGTTACTAAAATATATTTGGACATATACGATTTAATGAATGATAAGTCATATTTAGTAGTTATTGTTAAAAATATTAAGAAAGGGGGAAAGTTTTATCCTTTAGCTTGGGATATTGCAAAGATTCTATCTAAAAAATATGCTTTAAAAGATGAAAAAGTATGGATACAGGATAAAATGGGTTTAGCACCTTATGGGTATCCACACACATGGACAGCAAACATATTACATCATTATTGTTTAATATTTCGAAAGGAAAAAGAAAATGATAAAAACTGA
- a CDS encoding DUF4145 domain-containing protein — protein sequence MPQLTELIKKLNAKKIDWSKYPSIKGFEQNKLRAYFILHVLEVELGIKQLSASEIASILKIKFKKNTTSQAIRGALNPFLGDEVEVLQREDGVTVYSLLPPAQKIIGVDDLSINLSFSPKEIVIPIEIFDETKDYIKKVAIQINGCYRDKYYDACSTMLRRLFETLIIEIYENKKIEDRIKDVDGQFLKLNALISRTINDKDIKMSSQTKQHLPKIKLFGDTAAHSRKIILKKHDIDLYKDEIRLSAEDLVSEIKF from the coding sequence ATGCCACAACTAACTGAGCTTATAAAAAAGCTGAATGCAAAAAAGATAGATTGGTCAAAATACCCTTCTATAAAAGGATTTGAACAGAATAAGCTCAGGGCATATTTTATTCTTCATGTATTAGAAGTAGAATTGGGAATAAAGCAGCTTTCTGCGTCAGAGATAGCCTCTATTTTAAAAATAAAATTCAAAAAAAATACAACTTCACAAGCAATAAGAGGAGCTTTAAACCCATTCCTTGGTGATGAGGTAGAAGTACTACAAAGAGAAGATGGAGTTACAGTATATTCTTTATTGCCTCCTGCACAGAAAATTATAGGGGTAGATGATCTATCCATAAACTTATCATTTAGTCCTAAAGAAATTGTAATTCCTATTGAAATTTTTGACGAAACAAAAGATTACATTAAAAAAGTAGCCATACAAATCAATGGGTGTTACAGGGACAAGTACTATGATGCTTGTTCAACAATGTTACGTCGTTTATTTGAAACACTTATTATAGAAATTTATGAGAATAAAAAAATAGAGGATAGAATTAAGGATGTGGATGGACAATTTTTAAAGTTGAATGCCCTAATAAGTAGGACTATAAATGATAAAGATATTAAAATGTCATCGCAGACAAAGCAACACTTACCAAAAATCAAGCTATTTGGAGATACTGCTGCACATTCTAGAAAAATAATTCTTAAAAAACATGATATAGACTTGTATAAAGATGAGATTAGATTAAGTGCTGAAGATTTAGTATCTGAAATAAAATTTTAA
- the amrS gene encoding AmmeMemoRadiSam system radical SAM enzyme, translating into MKQALYYKKLKENIIQCQLCPRFCAINPGEIGDCRVRKNIDGKLFSLVYAEPCAVSVDQIEKKPLYHFLPGSTSFSIGTTGCNLHCLHCQNWTTSQANAGEAPTTILEPEDAVRQAINSGSKSISYTYNEPSIFYEYVLDTAKLARKKGLKNIMVTNGYINPEPLKELYKYIDAANVDIKGFTEEFYKKIADAKLKPVLEALKSMQKAGTWIEITNLIIPTLNDDLKKIEEMCIWIKENLGTNVPLHFTAFYPTYKLTGKPSTSVEILKKAHDVAKKVGLNYVYVGNVANEYNNTYCPKCKKLLIERTGFFSVLSNNLVKGKCADCKEKIPGVWE; encoded by the coding sequence ATGAAACAAGCCCTTTACTATAAAAAACTGAAAGAAAACATCATCCAATGCCAGCTCTGCCCCAGATTCTGCGCTATAAATCCAGGCGAGATCGGAGACTGCAGAGTCAGGAAAAACATAGACGGCAAACTATTTTCATTGGTTTATGCAGAGCCTTGCGCAGTTTCAGTTGATCAGATTGAAAAAAAGCCCTTATATCACTTTCTGCCAGGCAGCACGTCATTCTCAATAGGCACAACTGGATGCAATTTACATTGTCTTCATTGCCAAAACTGGACAACAAGCCAGGCAAATGCAGGAGAAGCGCCAACAACAATTCTGGAGCCTGAAGATGCTGTAAGGCAGGCAATCAACTCAGGCTCTAAATCAATATCTTACACATACAATGAGCCTTCAATATTCTATGAGTATGTTCTCGATACAGCAAAACTGGCAAGGAAAAAAGGGTTAAAAAATATAATGGTTACAAACGGATACATAAATCCTGAACCGTTAAAGGAATTGTACAAATACATAGATGCAGCGAATGTTGACATTAAGGGCTTTACAGAAGAATTTTACAAAAAAATAGCTGATGCAAAATTAAAGCCGGTTTTGGAAGCATTAAAGTCAATGCAGAAAGCCGGAACTTGGATCGAAATTACAAATCTCATAATCCCGACCTTAAATGACGATCTTAAGAAAATAGAGGAAATGTGCATCTGGATAAAAGAGAATCTTGGCACTAATGTTCCGCTTCATTTTACAGCATTCTACCCGACATACAAATTAACAGGCAAGCCATCAACATCGGTTGAAATACTGAAAAAAGCTCATGATGTTGCTAAGAAGGTTGGTCTTAATTATGTTTATGTTGGCAATGTAGCTAATGAGTACAATAACACATACTGCCCGAAATGCAAAAAGCTTTTAATAGAGAGAACCGGATTCTTCAGTGTTTTAAGCAATAACTTGGTGAAGGGAAAATGCGCAGACTGCAAAGAAAAGATACCTGGCGTTTGGGAGTAG
- a CDS encoding ribbon-helix-helix domain-containing protein, translating into MAVTQVRLPQGIIEEVDRLVERGLYTNKSDVVRDALRKLILEKQVGSIPNTGDSVKEIRTIRKKLSKEAFDLSAINTLGN; encoded by the coding sequence ATGGCAGTAACTCAGGTCAGGTTGCCTCAAGGCATTATAGAAGAAGTAGATAGATTAGTAGAAAGAGGCCTCTACACTAATAAGTCCGATGTTGTTAGAGATGCACTTAGAAAATTAATACTTGAAAAGCAAGTTGGCTCAATTCCAAATACAGGAGATTCTGTTAAGGAAATAAGAACTATTCGAAAGAAGCTATCAAAAGAGGCATTCGATCTCAGCGCCATTAACACATTAGGAAATTAA
- a CDS encoding DEAD/DEAH box helicase has translation MSFQHLNLIEPLQRALAQQSYITPTPIQLKAIPDLLMGKDLIGIAQTGTGKTAAFVLPILQRMTEKYPRVLRTLVLAPTRELAAQIGDSFAAYGKFLKFKHTVIFGGVGQGQQVDAVARGVDIVVATPGRLLDLMNQGKVSLKDIEFFVLDEADRMLDMGFIQDIKKIIAKLPHKRQSLFFSATMPPQVSQLAHQLLRNPVHVEVAPQATTVESVKQCVFFVDSAAKEKLLLDLLLQKHLTRVLVFTCTKHRANKVAAYLCSHNVDAVAIHGNKSQGARTQALQSFKSGRTKVLVATDIAARGIDIDDISHVINFELPNEPEGYVHRIGRTARAGADGTAYSFCAAAERDFLRDIERLIRLKIEVMPHAYHSDQAQNAAGAAARPPPRNQRGRSRRFRPHQGKSHFRR, from the coding sequence ATGTCATTTCAACACCTTAATCTCATCGAACCGCTTCAAAGGGCGCTTGCGCAACAAAGTTATATTACGCCGACGCCGATACAATTGAAGGCTATTCCTGACCTTTTAATGGGCAAAGATCTGATAGGCATAGCTCAGACAGGAACGGGTAAAACTGCCGCATTTGTGCTGCCTATTCTCCAGCGGATGACTGAAAAATATCCTCGTGTGCTTCGTACACTTGTGCTTGCGCCGACGCGAGAACTTGCTGCGCAGATTGGCGATAGTTTTGCTGCGTACGGCAAGTTTCTTAAATTTAAACATACGGTTATTTTCGGCGGCGTTGGTCAAGGGCAGCAAGTTGATGCTGTAGCCCGAGGCGTTGATATTGTTGTTGCGACACCTGGACGGCTGCTTGATTTAATGAATCAAGGCAAAGTGAGTTTAAAAGATATTGAGTTCTTTGTTTTGGATGAAGCTGATAGAATGCTTGATATGGGCTTCATTCAGGATATCAAGAAAATCATCGCAAAATTACCGCACAAACGGCAATCACTTTTTTTCTCTGCAACGATGCCGCCACAGGTTAGTCAGCTTGCGCATCAACTGCTGAGGAATCCTGTTCATGTTGAGGTTGCGCCGCAAGCTACCACTGTTGAAAGTGTCAAACAGTGTGTATTTTTTGTTGATTCAGCTGCTAAGGAAAAACTGCTCTTAGATCTTCTATTGCAAAAGCATCTTACTCGTGTCTTAGTCTTTACTTGCACAAAGCATCGCGCAAATAAGGTCGCAGCTTATCTGTGCAGCCATAATGTCGATGCCGTTGCAATTCATGGCAACAAGTCGCAAGGTGCTCGAACACAGGCGCTTCAGAGTTTTAAATCCGGCAGAACTAAAGTGTTAGTCGCGACGGATATTGCTGCGCGCGGTATTGATATTGATGATATCTCTCACGTTATTAATTTTGAACTTCCTAACGAGCCTGAAGGTTATGTTCACCGAATTGGCAGGACTGCGCGGGCAGGGGCGGATGGTACAGCGTATTCTTTTTGCGCTGCTGCTGAACGGGATTTTCTTAGGGATATTGAGAGATTGATCCGATTGAAGATCGAAGTTATGCCTCATGCTTATCATTCAGATCAAGCGCAGAATGCTGCCGGTGCGGCTGCTCGGCCGCCGCCAAGGAATCAAAGAGGGCGCTCGAGAAGGTTTAGGCCTCATCAGGGCAAATCACATTTTAGACGGTGA